One Kitasatospora sp. NBC_01287 DNA window includes the following coding sequences:
- a CDS encoding ABC transporter ATP-binding protein — MTSAENTEQVVVRLDGVRKEYGEAVALDGVSLEIRAGEAVAVMGPSGCGKSTLLNMVAGLDRPTAGSIAVHGEELGALSETGLALFRRHRIGMIFQFFNLIDDLPALDNVALAAQLTGTPAGQARRRALELLDELGIADRRNAYPAVLSGGERQRVAVARALMNRPALLLADEPTGALDSHAGEQVMDLLIDLNQMGQTLLMVTHDKRLATRCASRLIEFSDGRVARETALERTA; from the coding sequence ATGACCAGTGCGGAGAACACGGAACAGGTGGTCGTGCGCCTCGACGGCGTACGCAAGGAGTACGGCGAGGCGGTCGCGCTCGACGGGGTGTCGCTGGAGATCCGCGCCGGGGAGGCGGTCGCGGTGATGGGGCCCTCGGGGTGCGGCAAGTCCACCCTGCTCAACATGGTCGCCGGGCTGGACCGGCCGACCGCCGGCTCGATCGCGGTGCACGGCGAGGAGCTGGGCGCGCTGAGCGAGACCGGCCTCGCGCTCTTCCGCCGGCACCGGATCGGCATGATCTTCCAGTTCTTCAACCTGATCGACGACCTGCCGGCGCTGGACAACGTCGCGCTGGCCGCCCAGTTGACCGGCACCCCGGCCGGGCAGGCCCGCCGCCGCGCCCTGGAGCTGCTGGACGAGCTCGGCATCGCCGACCGCCGCAACGCCTACCCGGCGGTGCTGAGCGGCGGCGAGCGGCAGCGGGTCGCCGTGGCGCGGGCGCTGATGAACCGTCCGGCGCTGCTGCTGGCCGACGAGCCGACCGGCGCGCTGGACAGCCACGCCGGGGAGCAGGTGATGGACCTGCTGATCGACCTCAACCAGATGGGCCAGACGCTGCTGATGGTGACCCACGACAAGCGGCTCGCCACCCGGTGCGCGAGCCGACTGATCGAGTTCTCCGACGGCCGGGTGGCCCGGGAGACGGCGCTGGAGCGGACCGCGTGA
- a CDS encoding helix-turn-helix domain-containing protein: MEQDLDVWTHPELRAAVVAGNWPVVLKKWRTITRSSQSRLGALIGLAQPDVSAIENRRREVTSIEVRQRIVTGLGIPPELLGGGRDELPLPSLVLPGVVAEPETDRLLKARSGMRLDTGALEAMERLLAEHRRAEDTLGSRVMNTVVAAQFEAVAGLYSQARGPLADRLVKLLAEYAQFLAWMAQDQDNAPVALGWFDRSYDWALESGYGDMAATTMSMKAHLAWSHGNGRRCVRLGEAAAATVGATDATRAMAVQMAGRGHALNGEADAAYRRLDEARQIITDATDAPPWLYFYGESWFAAQRGMAELHLKHWRIAAEHLVAGLGGFASTYRRDRAWYGACLAHAYAGGGEVEAALEAALDVVGDASEVGRPHAWGELHTVAALLLRSGAAQGRVLVEALAALD; the protein is encoded by the coding sequence ATGGAGCAGGACTTGGACGTGTGGACGCATCCCGAGTTGCGCGCCGCCGTTGTGGCGGGGAACTGGCCTGTCGTGCTGAAGAAGTGGCGCACCATCACCCGCAGTAGTCAGAGCAGGCTCGGTGCGCTGATCGGCCTCGCCCAGCCTGACGTCTCGGCGATCGAGAACCGGCGGCGCGAGGTGACCTCGATCGAGGTCCGGCAGCGGATCGTCACCGGCTTGGGCATTCCACCGGAGCTGCTGGGAGGCGGCCGTGACGAACTTCCGCTTCCCTCACTGGTGCTGCCCGGCGTCGTCGCCGAGCCTGAGACGGACCGTCTGCTGAAAGCGCGCAGCGGGATGCGGCTCGACACCGGGGCGCTCGAGGCGATGGAGCGGTTGCTGGCCGAGCATCGCCGTGCGGAGGACACCCTGGGCTCCCGGGTCATGAACACCGTGGTAGCCGCACAGTTCGAGGCGGTGGCCGGTCTCTACAGCCAGGCTCGCGGTCCCCTCGCGGACCGCTTGGTGAAGCTGCTCGCCGAGTACGCGCAGTTCCTGGCCTGGATGGCGCAGGACCAGGACAACGCACCGGTAGCGCTCGGCTGGTTCGACCGGTCGTACGACTGGGCGCTGGAGTCCGGGTACGGGGACATGGCCGCCACCACGATGAGCATGAAGGCGCACCTGGCGTGGTCGCACGGCAACGGCCGCCGCTGCGTGCGCCTCGGTGAGGCAGCCGCGGCGACAGTGGGTGCGACGGATGCGACCAGGGCCATGGCGGTGCAGATGGCCGGACGTGGGCACGCCCTCAACGGGGAGGCCGATGCCGCGTACCGCCGACTCGACGAGGCGCGGCAGATCATCACTGACGCCACGGACGCCCCGCCGTGGCTCTACTTCTACGGCGAGTCATGGTTCGCTGCCCAGCGCGGGATGGCCGAGCTGCACTTGAAGCACTGGCGGATCGCGGCCGAGCACTTGGTGGCGGGGCTCGGCGGCTTCGCGTCCACCTACCGGCGGGACCGTGCCTGGTACGGGGCATGCCTGGCGCATGCCTACGCGGGCGGCGGCGAGGTCGAGGCTGCGTTGGAAGCCGCGCTGGACGTGGTCGGCGATGCCTCCGAGGTCGGCCGTCCGCACGCATGGGGCGAGTTGCACACCGTGGCTGCTCTGCTGCTGCGAAGCGGCGCGGCGCAGGGCCGCGTGCTGGTCGAGGCCCTGGCGGCGCTCGACTGA
- a CDS encoding TIGR00730 family Rossman fold protein encodes MNITVFCSAYSLDARYTAPAAEFARLLGEGGHTLVWGGSNAGLMGLLADGVKAAGGKLVGVLVELLSHKGYQGADELVMTADLAERKAQLLARADAIVVLVGGLGTLDEVTEVLELKKHNLHGKPVVVLDTEGFYDGLRTQLRRMDSEGFLPRPLAELVSFADTPAEVFELLTASS; translated from the coding sequence ATGAACATCACGGTCTTCTGCTCCGCGTACTCGCTCGACGCCCGCTACACCGCCCCCGCCGCCGAGTTCGCCCGGCTGCTCGGCGAGGGCGGCCACACCCTGGTCTGGGGCGGCTCGAACGCCGGCCTGATGGGCCTGCTCGCCGACGGGGTCAAGGCGGCCGGCGGCAAGCTGGTCGGCGTGCTGGTCGAGCTGCTCTCGCACAAGGGCTACCAGGGCGCCGACGAGCTGGTGATGACCGCCGACCTGGCCGAGCGCAAGGCCCAGCTGCTGGCCCGGGCGGACGCGATCGTGGTGCTGGTCGGCGGCCTGGGCACGTTGGACGAGGTCACCGAGGTGCTGGAGCTGAAGAAGCACAACCTGCACGGCAAGCCCGTGGTGGTCCTGGACACCGAGGGCTTCTACGACGGCCTGCGCACCCAGCTGCGCCGGATGGACAGCGAGGGCTTCCTGCCCCGCCCGCTGGCCGAGCTGGTCTCCTTCGCCGACACCCCGGCCGAGGTCTTCGAACTGCTCACCGCCTCTTCCTGA
- a CDS encoding DUF2218 domain-containing protein — MPISTALVTTDRPARYLKQLISHLGHKTTTRLLDDTRGTVTVTAGTCALSAGPDGLRLLADAADLEGLARVQDVVARHLVRFATQEELSVDWTEPMAGGDLDILDPVVDDYLLSHCTPADEVLRQLAATTREATGSASGMQVSHDEGVLLTMLTRLVGATFAVEVGTFTGYSSLCVARGLAEGGRLLTCDVSEEWTAIARTAWEQAGVADRIDLKVGAAVETLRALPEEPLIDIAFIDADKDSYPVYYEEIVRRLRPGGLVVLDNVFLGGRVFDPAYQEAHHLAIRELNDFIAGDERVESVMLPVRDGVTLARRR, encoded by the coding sequence GTGCCCATCTCCACCGCCCTGGTCACCACCGACCGCCCCGCCCGCTACCTCAAGCAGCTCATCTCCCACCTGGGCCACAAGACCACCACCCGGCTCCTCGACGACACCCGGGGCACCGTCACCGTCACCGCCGGCACCTGCGCCCTCAGCGCCGGGCCGGACGGGCTGCGCCTGCTCGCCGACGCCGCCGACCTGGAGGGTCTGGCCCGGGTGCAGGACGTGGTCGCCCGGCACCTGGTGCGCTTCGCCACCCAGGAGGAGCTGAGCGTCGACTGGACCGAGCCGATGGCGGGCGGGGACCTCGATATCCTGGACCCGGTGGTCGACGACTACCTGCTGAGCCACTGCACCCCGGCCGACGAGGTGCTCCGCCAGCTGGCCGCCACCACCCGGGAGGCCACCGGCAGCGCCTCCGGGATGCAGGTCTCGCACGACGAGGGCGTGCTGCTGACCATGCTGACGCGGCTGGTCGGAGCCACGTTCGCCGTCGAGGTCGGCACCTTCACCGGGTACTCGTCCCTCTGCGTCGCCCGCGGCCTGGCCGAGGGCGGCCGGCTGCTCACCTGCGACGTGAGCGAGGAGTGGACCGCGATCGCGCGCACCGCCTGGGAGCAGGCCGGCGTGGCCGACCGGATCGACCTCAAGGTCGGCGCCGCCGTCGAGACCCTGCGCGCCCTCCCGGAGGAGCCCCTGATCGACATCGCCTTCATCGACGCCGACAAGGACAGCTACCCCGTCTACTACGAGGAGATCGTGCGGCGGCTGCGCCCCGGCGGCCTGGTGGTGCTGGACAACGTCTTCCTCGGCGGCCGGGTGTTCGACCCCGCGTACCAGGAGGCCCACCACCTGGCGATCCGCGAGCTGAACGACTTCATCGCGGGCGACGAGCGGGTGGAGTCGGTGATGCTCCCGGTGCGGGACGGGGTGACGCTGGCGCGGCGGCGGTGA
- a CDS encoding cysteine desulfurase family protein, whose translation MPYLDHAATTPMLPEAIAAMTAHLGVTGNASSLHAAGRRARRVIEESRESLAASLGARPSEIVFTGGGTESDNLAVKGLYWARRDADPARVRVLCSPVEHHAVLDAVHWLAEHEGARVEYLPVDGYGRVSPEALRAAVEADPASVALITVMWANNEVGTLQPITRLSAIAREFGIPMHADAVQALGQVPVSFADSGLDALTVTGHKIGGPYGVGALLLSRTATPVPLLHGGGQERDVRSGTLDVPAAAGFAAAAALAVERQPEQALALAALRQDLIARVRAAVPDAVLNGDPLDAGRLPANAHFSFPGCEGDALLMLLDAAGIECSTGSACSAGVPQPSHVLLAIGADAPLARSSLRFSLGHTSGKADVDALAEAIGPVVARARRAGQR comes from the coding sequence ATGCCATACCTCGACCACGCGGCCACCACCCCGATGCTCCCCGAGGCGATCGCCGCCATGACGGCGCACCTCGGCGTCACCGGCAACGCCTCCTCCCTGCACGCGGCCGGCCGCCGGGCCCGGCGGGTGATCGAGGAGTCCCGCGAGTCGCTGGCCGCCTCGCTCGGCGCGCGGCCCAGCGAGATCGTCTTCACCGGCGGCGGCACCGAGTCCGACAACCTGGCGGTCAAGGGCCTCTACTGGGCCCGCCGGGACGCCGACCCGGCCCGGGTGCGGGTGCTGTGCAGTCCCGTCGAGCACCACGCGGTGCTGGACGCGGTGCACTGGCTGGCCGAGCACGAGGGCGCGCGGGTCGAGTACCTGCCGGTGGACGGCTACGGGCGGGTGAGTCCCGAGGCACTGCGGGCCGCCGTCGAGGCGGATCCCGCGTCGGTCGCGCTGATCACCGTGATGTGGGCCAACAACGAGGTCGGCACCCTCCAGCCGATCACCCGACTCTCGGCGATCGCCCGGGAGTTCGGCATCCCGATGCACGCCGACGCGGTGCAGGCGCTCGGCCAGGTGCCGGTCTCCTTCGCCGACTCGGGGCTGGACGCGCTGACCGTCACCGGGCACAAGATCGGCGGCCCGTACGGGGTCGGCGCGCTGCTGCTCTCCCGCACCGCCACGCCGGTGCCGCTGCTGCACGGCGGCGGCCAGGAGCGCGACGTGCGCTCCGGCACCCTGGACGTGCCCGCGGCGGCCGGCTTCGCGGCGGCGGCCGCGCTCGCCGTCGAGCGGCAGCCGGAGCAGGCCCTCGCGCTGGCCGCGCTGCGCCAGGACCTGATCGCCCGGGTGCGCGCCGCCGTCCCCGACGCGGTGCTCAACGGCGACCCGCTCGACGCGGGCCGGCTGCCCGCCAACGCGCACTTCTCCTTCCCCGGCTGCGAGGGCGACGCGCTGCTGATGCTGCTGGACGCCGCCGGGATCGAGTGCTCCACCGGCTCGGCCTGCTCGGCCGGCGTGCCGCAGCCCAGCCACGTGCTGCTGGCGATCGGCGCCGATGCGCCACTGGCCCGCTCCTCGCTGCGCTTCTCGCTGGGGCACACCTCCGGCAAGGCGGACGTGGACGCGCTGGCGGAGGCGATCGGCCCGGTGGTGGCACGGGCCCGCCGGGCCGGGCAGCGCTGA
- a CDS encoding TrmH family RNA methyltransferase, translating to MRITTRNARFQQWEALLGNRNKRQRSREFLVQGVRPISLAVEHGWPVRALIHDADRRPSGWAAELLRTVDTEVVAMAPELLAELGEKNEDTPELVAVLELPADDLDRIPMGGDFLGVLFDRPTSPGNIGSILRSADAFGAHGMIVSGHAADVYDAKSVRASTGSLFALPAVRVPSHREVAQWVERERAAGCPVVLVGTDERGECDVFDFDFTQPTLLLVGNETSGLSSAWRELCDHTVSIPMQGSASSLNAANAATAVLYEASRQRIAAARG from the coding sequence ATGCGGATCACCACACGTAACGCTCGCTTCCAGCAGTGGGAGGCGCTGCTCGGCAACCGGAACAAGCGCCAGCGCTCCAGGGAGTTCCTCGTCCAGGGCGTGCGCCCGATCTCGCTGGCGGTGGAGCACGGCTGGCCGGTCCGCGCGCTCATCCACGACGCGGACCGGCGGCCCTCCGGCTGGGCGGCCGAGCTGCTGCGCACGGTGGACACCGAGGTGGTCGCGATGGCGCCCGAGCTGCTGGCCGAGTTGGGGGAGAAGAACGAGGACACCCCGGAGCTGGTCGCCGTCCTCGAACTGCCCGCTGACGACCTCGACCGGATCCCGATGGGCGGCGACTTCCTGGGCGTCCTCTTCGACCGCCCCACCAGCCCCGGCAACATCGGCAGCATCCTGCGCTCCGCGGACGCCTTCGGCGCGCACGGCATGATCGTCTCCGGTCACGCGGCCGACGTCTACGACGCCAAGTCGGTGCGCGCCAGCACCGGTTCGCTCTTCGCCCTGCCGGCGGTCCGGGTCCCCTCGCACCGCGAGGTCGCGCAGTGGGTCGAGCGCGAGCGGGCGGCGGGCTGCCCGGTGGTGCTGGTCGGCACGGACGAGCGCGGGGAGTGCGACGTCTTCGACTTCGACTTCACCCAGCCGACCCTGCTGCTGGTCGGCAACGAGACCTCGGGGCTGAGCAGCGCCTGGCGCGAGCTGTGCGACCACACGGTGAGCATCCCGATGCAGGGCTCGGCCAGCTCGCTGAACGCGGCCAACGCGGCGACGGCGGTGCTGTACGAGGCCTCCCGGCAGCGCATCGCGGCGGCGCGGGGCTGA
- the mnmA gene encoding tRNA 2-thiouridine(34) synthase MnmA: protein MTDFPGAPSGPSTGPRLRVLAAMSGGVDSAVAAARAAEAGHEVTGVHLALSSNPQSFRTGARGCCTLEDSRDARRAADVIGIPFYVWDLAERFREDVIDDFVAEYAAGRTPNPCLRCNEKIKFAALLDKAVALGFDAVCTGHYARIVELPGGGRELHRAIDPAKDQSYVLGVLDAEQLAHSLFPLGDTTKEEIRLEAERRGLAVAKKPDSHDICFIADGDTQGFLARHLGTATGDIVDEAGAKVGEHDGAYGFTIGQRKGLRIGRPAPDGKPRYVLDISPVDNTVTVGPVEGLDVLGLTAIRPRWCGAQAPAGEARYTAQLRAHGEEVPVTAELVDGELRVRLDRAVRGIAPGQAVVLYDGTRVVGSATIAETERRAVAEI, encoded by the coding sequence ATGACTGACTTCCCTGGTGCTCCGTCCGGGCCGTCGACCGGCCCCCGCCTGCGTGTGCTCGCCGCGATGTCCGGCGGGGTCGACTCCGCGGTCGCCGCCGCCCGGGCCGCCGAAGCGGGCCACGAGGTCACCGGCGTGCACCTGGCGCTGTCGTCGAACCCGCAGTCCTTCCGAACCGGCGCCCGCGGCTGCTGCACCCTGGAGGACTCCCGGGACGCCCGCCGGGCCGCCGATGTGATCGGCATCCCGTTCTACGTCTGGGACCTGGCGGAGCGCTTCCGCGAGGACGTGATCGACGACTTCGTCGCCGAGTACGCGGCCGGCCGCACCCCCAACCCCTGCCTGCGCTGCAACGAGAAGATCAAGTTCGCCGCGCTGCTGGACAAGGCGGTCGCGCTCGGCTTCGACGCGGTCTGCACCGGGCACTACGCGCGGATCGTCGAGCTGCCCGGCGGCGGCCGGGAGCTGCACCGCGCGATCGACCCGGCCAAGGACCAGTCCTACGTGCTGGGCGTGCTGGACGCCGAGCAGTTGGCGCACTCGCTCTTCCCGCTCGGTGACACCACCAAGGAGGAGATCCGCCTGGAGGCCGAGCGCCGGGGCCTGGCGGTGGCCAAGAAGCCGGACAGCCACGACATCTGCTTCATCGCGGACGGGGACACCCAGGGCTTCCTGGCCCGGCACCTGGGCACCGCGACCGGCGACATCGTGGACGAGGCCGGGGCGAAGGTCGGCGAGCACGACGGCGCGTACGGCTTCACCATCGGGCAGCGCAAGGGCCTGCGGATCGGCCGCCCCGCGCCGGACGGCAAGCCGCGCTACGTGTTGGACATCTCGCCGGTGGACAACACCGTCACGGTCGGCCCGGTGGAGGGCCTGGACGTGCTGGGGCTGACCGCGATCCGCCCGCGCTGGTGCGGGGCGCAGGCCCCGGCGGGCGAGGCGCGCTACACCGCGCAGCTGCGGGCGCACGGCGAGGAGGTGCCGGTCACCGCCGAGCTGGTGGACGGCGAGCTGCGGGTGCGCCTGGACCGCGCGGTGCGCGGGATCGCGCCGGGGCAGGCCGTGGTGCTCTACGACGGCACCCGGGTGGTCGGTTCCGCCACCATCGCCGAAACGGAGCGGCGGGCCGTCGCGGAGATCTGA
- a CDS encoding ABC transporter permease — protein MSAVWRASRAAVRRRRLQTFVIGLVVLTSTITLVVALGLLEAASAPFDDTFAQQRGAQLTVTYDPAKATDAQLTAAAHRPGVTAVAGPFAQVVLTAPPNDKQAPAPGVDDPDPGPITFTGRADPGGPVDRVDLWAGRWVRGPGEVVLMRPPNQTWAEYERVGSRLELPGAPPLTIVGFASSLSQSAGAWVTPDQLAALHPTSTQVLYRFAHAGSQSQVEADQAAVTAGLPQGSVLGSLSYLTVKQDLTSVANAYIPFLMAFGVLGLLVAVLITANVVSGAVVSGFRHIGVLKALGFTPNQVVAVYLVMVLVPGVVGGVIGTALGSLAAKPLLQMSFSGFDSGYFTPTLSPWVEVVTLLGMPALVLLAALVPALRAHRLSAARAISAGSAPRAGRGLRVQRRLGGTRLPRSVSLGLGLPFARPGRTALTMMSLVLGVLTVTFATGMSSTVNAMFSSQSGHVSSTFYVGDPSVPGQVAPKLTDQQIEAELHSLPGAAKVAAVAPLRLHLVGDNQQVRGWFMRGDGAASHSPLLRGRWAGAADEAVVGTAFLRKHDVRLGSRLTLELDGHQQTVTLVGQTFGDNADEVTAGWGTLTALVPEATARSYVNQYWVQVAPGADVNALDDAAKAAEPGLEPSPSGGTNSITVTIVGTSTVLSLLLGTVASLGVFNTVLLNARERRRDLGMLKSIGMTPRQVTVMMVTSMAALGVVAGLLGVPLGMLAHRTIVPAMTDAVGLELPASYLAVWHPLTLAAVTLAGVAIAVLGALIPARSAARLTIAEVLRSE, from the coding sequence ATGAGCGCTGTCTGGCGGGCTTCTCGTGCCGCGGTGCGCAGGCGGCGGCTGCAGACCTTCGTGATCGGCCTGGTCGTCCTCACCTCCACCATCACCCTGGTGGTCGCGCTGGGCCTGCTGGAGGCCGCCTCGGCGCCCTTCGACGACACCTTCGCCCAGCAGCGCGGCGCGCAGCTGACCGTCACCTACGACCCGGCCAAGGCCACCGACGCGCAGCTCACCGCGGCCGCCCACCGGCCCGGTGTCACCGCCGTCGCCGGACCGTTCGCGCAGGTCGTGCTGACCGCCCCGCCCAACGACAAGCAGGCCCCCGCCCCCGGCGTGGACGACCCCGACCCCGGGCCGATCACCTTCACCGGCCGTGCCGACCCGGGCGGGCCGGTGGACCGGGTGGACCTCTGGGCCGGCCGCTGGGTCAGGGGGCCGGGCGAGGTCGTCCTGATGCGACCGCCGAACCAGACCTGGGCCGAGTACGAGCGGGTCGGCAGCCGGCTGGAGCTGCCCGGTGCCCCACCGCTGACCATCGTCGGCTTCGCCTCCAGCCTGAGCCAGAGCGCCGGCGCCTGGGTCACGCCCGACCAGTTGGCCGCACTGCACCCGACGAGCACGCAGGTGCTCTACCGCTTCGCGCACGCCGGCTCGCAGAGCCAGGTCGAGGCCGACCAGGCCGCCGTGACGGCCGGGCTGCCGCAGGGCTCGGTGCTCGGCTCGCTCTCCTACCTGACCGTCAAGCAGGACCTGACCAGCGTCGCCAACGCCTACATCCCGTTCCTGATGGCCTTCGGGGTGCTCGGCCTGCTGGTGGCGGTGCTGATCACCGCCAACGTGGTCAGCGGCGCCGTCGTCTCGGGCTTCCGGCACATCGGGGTGCTCAAGGCGCTGGGGTTCACCCCGAACCAGGTGGTGGCGGTGTACCTGGTGATGGTGCTGGTCCCGGGGGTCGTGGGTGGCGTGATCGGCACCGCGCTCGGCTCGCTCGCGGCGAAGCCCCTGCTGCAGATGTCGTTCTCGGGGTTCGACTCCGGCTACTTCACCCCCACGCTCAGCCCCTGGGTCGAGGTGGTGACGCTGCTGGGCATGCCGGCCCTGGTGCTGCTCGCGGCACTCGTCCCCGCGCTGCGCGCGCACCGGCTCTCGGCGGCCCGGGCGATCAGCGCGGGCAGCGCGCCGCGGGCCGGGCGCGGCCTGCGGGTCCAACGCCGGCTCGGCGGCACCCGGCTGCCGCGCTCGGTCAGCCTGGGCCTGGGTCTGCCCTTCGCCCGGCCGGGGCGGACCGCGCTGACGATGATGTCCCTGGTGCTCGGCGTGCTCACGGTGACCTTCGCGACCGGAATGTCCAGCACGGTGAACGCCATGTTCTCCAGCCAGAGCGGCCATGTCTCCTCGACCTTCTACGTGGGCGACCCCAGCGTGCCCGGCCAGGTCGCGCCGAAGCTGACGGACCAGCAGATCGAGGCGGAGCTGCACTCACTGCCCGGCGCGGCGAAGGTGGCCGCCGTGGCGCCGCTGCGGCTCCACCTGGTGGGCGACAACCAGCAGGTCCGGGGCTGGTTCATGCGCGGCGACGGGGCGGCGAGCCACTCCCCGCTGCTGCGCGGCCGCTGGGCGGGCGCGGCGGACGAGGCGGTGGTGGGGACGGCCTTCCTGCGCAAGCACGACGTGCGGCTCGGCAGCCGCCTCACGCTGGAACTGGACGGCCACCAGCAGACCGTGACCCTGGTCGGCCAGACCTTCGGCGACAACGCCGACGAGGTGACCGCCGGCTGGGGCACCCTGACCGCGCTCGTCCCCGAGGCGACGGCCAGGAGCTACGTCAACCAGTACTGGGTCCAGGTCGCACCCGGCGCGGACGTCAACGCCCTGGACGACGCGGCCAAGGCGGCCGAGCCGGGACTCGAACCGTCGCCCTCCGGCGGCACGAACAGCATCACCGTCACCATCGTCGGCACCTCGACCGTCCTCAGCCTGCTGCTCGGCACGGTCGCCTCGCTCGGCGTCTTCAACACCGTGCTGCTGAACGCCCGTGAGCGCCGCCGCGACCTGGGCATGCTGAAGTCGATCGGCATGACGCCGCGGCAGGTGACGGTGATGATGGTGACCTCGATGGCGGCCCTCGGCGTGGTCGCCGGCCTGCTCGGCGTGCCGCTCGGGATGCTCGCGCACCGCACGATCGTCCCGGCGATGACCGACGCGGTGGGCCTCGAACTCCCGGCGAGCTACCTGGCGGTCTGGCACCCCCTGACACTCGCGGCGGTGACCCTGGCGGGCGTGGCCATCGCGGTCCTCGGGGCGCTGATCCCGGCCCGCTCGGCGGCCAGGCTGACGATCGCCGAGGTGCTGCGCAGCGAGTGA
- a CDS encoding transcriptional regulator yields MAAADDDAEPLVLRSPEQFKALGHPIRHRMVNALRQRPATLRQLAAALGMAKGTAGYHVRVLREAGLVRLAETRQVRGGTEQYFALVSHGFTFHEDVQGGPEFLISAALGEMLPARPGQAEHTVLRHLWLDPQEAHALAARLREQAAEPHTADNSRGDPYGLLVCLYPADIPKLGPEDAD; encoded by the coding sequence ATGGCAGCAGCAGACGACGACGCCGAGCCCCTGGTGCTCCGCTCACCCGAGCAGTTCAAGGCCCTCGGGCACCCGATCCGCCACCGGATGGTCAACGCGCTGCGCCAGCGGCCGGCCACCCTGCGCCAGTTGGCCGCCGCGCTGGGGATGGCGAAGGGCACGGCCGGCTACCACGTGCGGGTGTTGCGCGAGGCGGGCCTGGTCCGGCTGGCGGAGACCCGGCAGGTGCGCGGCGGCACCGAGCAGTACTTCGCGCTGGTCAGCCACGGGTTCACCTTCCACGAGGACGTCCAGGGCGGACCGGAGTTCCTGATCAGCGCGGCGCTCGGCGAGATGCTGCCGGCCCGCCCCGGCCAGGCTGAGCACACGGTGCTGCGCCACCTCTGGCTCGATCCGCAGGAGGCGCACGCGCTGGCCGCCCGGCTGCGCGAACAGGCCGCGGAGCCGCACACGGCGGACAACTCCCGTGGCGACCCCTACGGCCTGCTGGTCTGCCTCTATCCGGCCGACATCCCCAAGCTGGGGCCCGAGGACGCGGACTGA
- a CDS encoding SDR family oxidoreductase: MATHLITGAGSGIGAVVAQRLLERGDDIWLLARDAARAAQLRERFPGAQTLVGNLADPAKLAWALGHQSPPVELDSLLHIAGVVELGQVGDTPVKVWNETLAINLVSPAELTRLLLPQLRQSRGHVVFVNSGAGLRADADWGSYAASKFGLRALADSLRQEEHAGGVRVTTVYPGRTATAMQEKVHQQEGKEFDAERWIAPESVATAVLTALDLPRDAELTEITVRPGR; this comes from the coding sequence ATGGCCACTCACCTCATCACCGGCGCCGGCTCCGGCATCGGCGCCGTCGTCGCCCAGCGGCTGCTGGAGCGCGGCGACGACATCTGGCTGCTCGCCCGCGACGCCGCCCGCGCCGCCCAGCTGCGCGAGCGCTTCCCCGGCGCGCAGACCCTGGTCGGCAACCTGGCCGACCCGGCCAAGCTCGCCTGGGCGCTGGGCCACCAGAGCCCGCCGGTCGAGCTCGACTCGCTGCTGCACATCGCGGGCGTGGTCGAGCTGGGCCAGGTCGGCGACACCCCGGTCAAGGTCTGGAACGAGACCCTGGCGATCAACCTGGTGTCCCCGGCCGAGCTGACCCGCCTGCTGCTGCCCCAGCTGCGGCAGTCGCGCGGCCACGTCGTCTTCGTCAACTCCGGTGCGGGCCTGCGGGCGGACGCCGACTGGGGCTCCTACGCGGCCAGCAAGTTCGGCCTGCGCGCGCTCGCCGACTCGCTGCGCCAGGAGGAGCACGCGGGCGGCGTCCGGGTCACCACCGTCTACCCGGGGCGCACGGCCACCGCGATGCAGGAGAAGGTGCACCAGCAGGAGGGCAAGGAGTTCGACGCGGAGCGCTGGATCGCCCCCGAGTCGGTGGCCACCGCGGTGCTGACGGCGCTGGACCTGCCGCGCGACGCCGAGCTCACGGAGATCACGGTGCGCCCGGGGCGGTAG
- a CDS encoding ATP-binding protein: MSGFSAPDEFHVQAGDGAVAGARRWVAAVIRAWELPLSREAVADVQLCTSEIVTNALVHAGAECWVRTEWTGSHLKVSVRDRSLRLPCVLAPDFDKGSGRGLTLVDSVAHSWGWNPSDSGKAVHFLVAADSAPIRFDRADPEAAACTGAESAA; encoded by the coding sequence GTGAGCGGCTTCTCCGCCCCAGACGAGTTCCACGTCCAAGCCGGCGATGGTGCGGTGGCCGGGGCGCGGCGGTGGGTCGCCGCTGTCATCCGGGCGTGGGAACTCCCACTGTCGCGGGAGGCGGTGGCCGATGTGCAGCTGTGCACAAGCGAGATCGTCACCAATGCCCTGGTCCATGCGGGCGCCGAATGCTGGGTGCGGACCGAGTGGACGGGCAGCCACCTGAAGGTCTCGGTACGGGACCGGTCGCTTCGGCTGCCGTGCGTGCTCGCGCCCGACTTCGACAAGGGGTCGGGCCGTGGGCTCACCCTGGTCGACAGCGTGGCGCATTCGTGGGGCTGGAACCCGAGCGACTCCGGGAAAGCCGTCCACTTCCTGGTAGCCGCCGACTCCGCGCCGATCCGCTTCGATCGTGCCGACCCGGAGGCCGCTGCCTGCACTGGTGCGGAGAGCGCCGCGTGA